The genomic segment aattctGACTGCTCAAGCAATATGCAATGTCAAAAAAAGAAAAATGTGGACGGAACTATATCTTTTGAgataattgatgatgaaaattttaagtTATTACACAAAAGATACGGCTACAACAATCGTATTCCCTATGAGGTATATAACACATTAGACAAGTTTAATCCCGTGGTTCGCCTGAGAGATAATGACCGAATTGTGACTTTTAGGGCTGAAGTTTACGGTGGACTACTTGATCATTTGAAGCAAAACTTTATTTTTGAGAGTGAAATTGAGGAATTGCCTGTGTTTGTAAAGCGTGCATTTCCACACTTTTGCAATGATATCCGATTAAAGCCATATAACATATCATATAGTACGACAATAGATAAAGATGAGGTTAGGACCAGAATTGGAGATTTGTTGTATGATTCATTAAAGCCATTTCAGAGGCAGGGCGttgaatttggaatttCACGGGCTGGTAAGCTCATACTTGGTGATGAAATGGGATTGGGTAAAACATTACAAGCGTTGGCAATTGCCGCCTACTATCACAACGACTGGCCATTATTAATCGTTTGCCCTTCATCTTTGCGCTTCCAGTGGAAAGATGAGATATTGAGTTGGCTCCCGCATTTGGTAAATGAATTAGAAATTTACACTATCaaaacatcaaaaattaaagaCTTATCCTTGAGAATACACAagattttaatattatcgTATGATCATTTAGTGCGAATTGGTggatatttacaacattatGCCTGTGTTGTGTGTGATGAATCACATTTTATTAAGAATAAAAATGCCAAACGCACAAAAGTGTTATTGCCAATTATGAAAAATGCCACTAGAGTTATTTTATGTTCTGGTACACCTAGTTTGAATAATCCATCGGAATTATACCATCAAATTGCGCCGCTTGtcgataaatttgcaagttttaatgattttgcCAATAGGTAAGTCACtgatattatacaataatttaatctATATATTGCctcattaaataatatgaaaTAAACCATGTTTATGTAGATATAGTTATTCTAGCATCCATAAGTTTTCAAGAAAAGTAAATTACAATGGTTGCAAACATGGTGACGAACTACACTCATTTTTAGTAAGAACCATTATGTTACGACGACTAAAAAAGAACGTACAAAAGGATTTACCATCGAAAATTAGATCCaagataataattgatatatctATGGAATTGaaatctaaatttatcCCATTGTTGGCACagattaaaaataaagAGGATATTGTGGATAATAATGCAATTGTGGAGctattcaattttacatgTGAGGCTAAACGAGAGGGTGTATGTGATTATGTTAACTATTTGGTGGGAAATAACCACAAATTCATTCTATTTGCCCATCATATATCCATGTTAGATTCTCTGGAGGGCTGTGTGCAGAAGTCTGGCGTAGATTATATACGTATTGATGGTAGCACTAGCCAGTGCAAACGGGAAGATCTGGTGAAGCGGTTTCAAACTTGCGaagattgtaaaatagCAATACTGAGCTTAACTGCCTGTGGACAGGGACTGAATTTGACTGCCGCTTCAATTGTCGTTATGACGGAACTTTACTGGGTACCAGGGTTGTTATTTCAGGCGGAAGATCGCGCCCACCGAATTGGCGCGCAAGGTGTAACGCATGTATACTATTTGATCGCAAAAAACACCCTAGATGAAGTTATTTGGAGGCTTGTTAGTAGAAAATGGAAGGATGTAACGAATACGTTGGATGGGAAGAAAGAGAATATACTTATGGATTCAGACGATGCTGgtaataataaacaatCAAACATGCTGTCATATTTGGTCTAATGCAATTATCTTGTTGCTAGCTTTACttttagtttatttttatataaaatagtaaattatatactatacaTAGCtcgtataataatattcaattcaacaaattgtgtatttttatgcagaacaacatattttttatataaaactATGCTGAAAATTcagttaattaatttaagtAAATTCCTATAATTATGTACCAATagctaaaaattatacattttccataaatttaacaattcGCTATAATACACATCCCAATTAATCAACAtgaatatcaattattattatatgtaaaatgCCACCCATACAACTAACTACTCGTTACCACAATTGACGAGGAATCTTAGTTTATATTCAGTAtagatatataatttgacaaaatcaCTTGCTTATTTGGTTAAAATATAGtaatatgatataattaatgtacaTCTGTGGTTTAAACATTCAAAGGGGTATTTTTGATATCTCTTCCTGGTGGTCTTCAGTGTAGTTGAAATTCAACTTCCTGTCCATGTCGATCCTCTTCTGTACCAAATTAGGTACGATTCTTGATATTTCCCTAATCAACTGATTCACAAGTTCACTTACCTTCTCAGGGGGCTGTTCAGTTGAAATGTTGAACCTATCCAACATGCGGTTGAAACGGGTAATTTTGAGAAGATCCTGCAAAATACACCAACAACCTTCAATCTCCGATCCTTTGGGGATGTATTTTGTAGGATCTGGTGGAATTAATGCCTTCTTTGCAAGTtccaaattcattttttccCCAGGGGGCCTCTTGGCATTGTAGGCTATGGCGTTACTCAGTAGTTGTTGCGAAGTCTCGTCCAGGAAATTATCGTTGATATCTTCAGATTTTATCTGCACAGGTGGTGTGAGATTTCCCTGCATTGCATTTTTAGCCACTATTTTCAATTGCTCCAACCCAGCAGCCAATTCTGGCTCTTGCGCGCTAAATAACCACATATACATTACCATACATCTTCCATTGAGTTTATCAAATCTAACACTTGTTCGGGCTTTAAGTTGTCCAATTTGTTAGTTAGATCTACCAGGTCTTTGAGGTCCAAATCCTTTTCATTCCGTACCTTGTTCCTGATAAGATTACTAGAATTTTTAGTTTGACTGTTTTCCAATTTTGGAGTTAATGATTTGGACCTAAACTCTTCATACTTTTTGGTCTGAGCATCAGCATAATCCAAACTAATAGACTTTCTAGtgttattatcaataattatattgcTATTATCTTGTGAATCAGCATCGTGTTTTTTTGTAACTTCATTCAATATCTGCTCTACTGGATTAACTTTATCATCATTCTGCAATTTTAAATCCTGTTTATGTTTCATTCTAAGTGAAATTATATCTTCTGTAAGTGCCATGTTGTCACGGCCTAATACATCATCAGTGTTAACACTGTTTGTTAGATTagtttcaaaaatttccTTAAGCATCCTAAAATTgtctaacaaattttgattatctagccaatttacatcaattttatccaatGAATTACCCTGTACCACATCCAACGCGTGTTTTATCTGTTCATTCAGATTGCCAAAGTAATATTTGCACGTGCGTTCTATTTCacttgtaaattataatttgtgataattgaCAACTTGAgcattatcaattatcacaaattattcTAGCATGTAATTACCATTTAGTGGCGTTGATACTTCATTATTCCAAACGGATGCCTCTCCTGTCTGATAAATGCTCTTTTTGTCTGGATATATCAGGGCACTATCCAACTTCAATATCTCATCGCCCAGGCTAAATATTCAACATCTTACCTATTGTACCTATCTTTAAATTCGTTCCTGCCCTTTTTGGTCTTGATGTTGATTTTCCTGTAGGCAAATCTTGGATCTGGTTTGCCATCGGAAGTTCTCTTAGGGGTAAATCTTTCCACACGTAAAGTCATTTGATCCTCCTTTAACAACTTCTGGTTGTGCAAGTTTGTGAGATAGGCCAAATACTTCAATGAAGAATCCCTTGTTCCTCCTATTTCCTTTAGAAACCCGTCAAAAAGACCCGAAAGCTTGAGGAACTCGACATAATtggcaaaattttgaaGACATTCATTGTACAACGGGGTATTTGGGTATCCAACTTGTTCCTCAATTGTATCTTTGCCAGAAACTACTCTTTCCTCTAGATCTTCTTCAAAAGTTTTAAATGTTACCCCAATTCTGAGTTATCACTTGCATATTAAATTAACTATTCAATTAtcataatttaaaattttacaccATGATAAACTAACCTATTACGCGCTGCATTTATGTGTTTGATGTACAACTTATCCAGGTAATTCCCAACCTTCAAATCCAATCTCTTCTTCCTCTCAGGTAAAAGCAGCCTCGCATCTTTCTGCGTCAATTGTCAATTAAATATGgtaaatacataatttacaattgaaatttaacTTACGTAATGGAGAAAAGCATCTACCGTGGCCCCTATATCCACAAAACAACCCATTCCAGTGTATCTGGTTACCCTCCcaaatacaatttcattgaTCTGCGTTagaaattgttacatatatttagtatataaatattgctTTTCATACCTGGTACTCATGTGGTTGTTTTCGATTCTCTAGTTTATAAATCTTGTAGGGGTAAGGGAAGGGTGATACGCATGGGGGAACGTGTAATTTGACCTTTATTTTTTCATCAGCAACACTAGATACGTCAGTTGATATACTAGTATCAACCGACGCTTCAGTATCTgcaataacatttttgGAAATGATTGATTCGTTCAGTGTCAAATTCTTGAAAGCGTCAACCAACTTTTTAACCCTTTCAATCTGACCCTGTCTCATTGTGAGCCTGAGCGATCGGCCTTTTTCATCAATGCCAGTAACTACAACCCGGTAATCCattcctaaataataacaacaaTAAACCTAGTTTAAGCGCAGATTTAACGTCAGGAGTCCAATCGTCTGAAATATCCCTTGCATGTAAAATGCCATAGCAAGTAGAACCAACATCAACTAATGCATAGGTAGGGTATATTTTAGCTACTCTCCCCAAAACTTCATCTCCTAATCTGTATAATATGGGAGCCAGTCGCTTTGGATGCGGCCTTATTCTCCACTGATTTAACTTTTCCCTTTGTTGCTTCTTCTCATTGAACGTCTCCAAATCCTTCTCATACATCAGTTTAATCAGTCTGTTGCTCAAGTGGCTAATTAAGTGTAGAATTACTCAAAAAGGATCGGCATTTCCTGTCGCTTCCGAGAGCTAACTTTAATCTTGTTTATACTTTCACTTGTAAGTGGTA from the Babesia microti strain RI chromosome I, complete genome genome contains:
- a CDS encoding SNF2 family N-terminal domain (overlaps_old_locusTagID:BBM_I01555), with protein sequence MELAHVEFKIGKFKGKTFEEVCESEHNYNQWILSIPNVTGQLADYKRYILCKTKQSLDQDTVNFHKHSTRTLHSITTDNKVRIIARKTTHDDHPVTCLVKRQNEKPISLISKKVHILDSKTSSGKVNTTSSSSPLSMSMATGNDQIDDNFQMFFVNINNNSDCSSNMQCQKKKNVDGTISFEIIDDENFKLLHKRYGYNNRIPYEVYNTLDKFNPVVRLRDNDRIVTFRAEVYGGLLDHLKQNFIFESEIEELPVFVKRAFPHFCNDIRLKPYNISYSTTIDKDEVRTRIGDLLYDSLKPFQRQGVEFGISRAGKLILGDEMGLGKTLQALAIAAYYHNDWPLLIVCPSSLRFQWKDEILSWLPHLVNELEIYTIKTSKIKDLSLRIHKILILSYDHLVRIGGYLQHYACVVCDESHFIKNKNAKRTKVLLPIMKNATRVILCSGTPSLNNPSELYHQIAPLVDKFASFNDFANRYSYSSIHKFSRKVNYNGCKHGDELHSFLVRTIMLRRLKKNVQKDLPSKIRSKIIIDISMELKSKFIPLLAQIKNKEDIVDNNAIVELFNFTCEAKREGVCDYVNYLVGNNHKFILFAHHISMLDSLEGCVQKSGVDYIRIDGSTSQCKREDLVKRFQTCEDCKIAILSLTACGQGLNLTAASIVVMTELYWVPGLLFQAEDRAHRIGAQGVTHVYYLIAKNTLDEVIWRLVSRKWKDVTNTLDGKKENILMDSDDAGNNKQSNMLSYLV
- a CDS encoding conserved Plasmodium protein, unknown function (overlaps_old_locusTagID:BBM_I01570), whose translation is MLSIIYIALLFNNYACGFFTNNSSTPIITRVFDLGAKKSLINVKTKSNQKIKFSEEPKLTIPLTSESINKIKVSSRKRQEMPILFDHLSNRLIKLMYEKDLETFNEKKQQREKLNQWRIRPHPKRLAPILYRLGDEVLGRVAKIYPTYALVDVGSTCYGILHARDISDDWTPDVKSALKLGMDYRVVVTGIDEKGRSLRLTMRQGQIERVKKLVDAFKNLTLNESIISKNVIADTEASVDTSISTDVSSVADEKIKVKLHVPPCVSPFPYPYKIYKLENRKQPHEYQINEIVFGRVTRYTGMGCFVDIGATVDAFLHYKDARLLLPERKKRLDLKVGNYLDKLYIKHINAARNRIGVTFKTFEEDLEERVVSGKDTIEEQVGYPNTPLYNECLQNFANYVEFLKLSGLFDGFLKEIGGTRDSSLKYLAYLTNLHNQKLLKEDQMTLRVERFTPKRTSDGKPDPRFAYRKINIKTKKGRNEFKDRYNSLGDEILKLDSALIYPDKKSIYQTGEASVWNNEVSTPLNERTCKYYFGNLNEQIKHALDVVQGNSLDKIDVNWLDNQNLLDNFRMLKEIFETNLTNSVNTDDVLGRDNMALTEDIISLRMKHKQDLKLQNDDKVNPVEQILNEVTKKHDADSQDNSNIIIDNNTRKSISLDYADAQTKKYEEFRSKSLTPKLENSQTKNSSNLIRNKVRNEKDLDLKDLVDLTNKLDNLKPEQVLDLINSMEDVCAQEPELAAGLEQLKIVAKNAMQGNLTPPVQIKSEDINDNFLDETSQQLLSNAIAYNAKRPPGEKMNLELAKKALIPPDPTKYIPKGSEIEGCWCILQDLLKITRFNRMLDRFNISTEQPPEKLIREISRIVPNLVQKRIDMDRKLNFNYTEDHQEEISKIPL